One stretch of Zingiber officinale cultivar Zhangliang chromosome 6B, Zo_v1.1, whole genome shotgun sequence DNA includes these proteins:
- the LOC121992250 gene encoding beta-eudesmol synthase-like, with the protein MEKQSLALGDTEEIVRKSSQYHPSVWGDYFIRNSSTLTKESAQRMIKRVEELKVQTKSMFKETGDIVQLMNLIDSVEILGLDYHFENEIDEAIRLIYEVDDKNYGIYESSLRFRLLRQHGCHASADTFNKFKDENGNFISTLNGDAKGLLSLYNASYLGTHGEAILDDAKAFTKSQLISLLGELEPSLAAQVALFLEIPLYRRIKFLLARKYIFIYQEDAMRDDAILELSKLNFNLLQSHHQEELKKISIWWNDLALAKSLSFTRDRVVESYYWILTVYFEPQHSRARVICSKVLSLLSITDDIYDNYGTLEECKLLTEAIKRWNPQAVDCLPEYLKNYYLKLLKSFEEFEEELELNEKYRMLYLQDEIKSLVISYLQEIKWGIERHVPSLDEHLNSSLISSGCSTVNCASFVGMGEVATKEVFEWHSSFPKAIEACCVIGRLLNDIRSHELEQGRDHAASTVESYMKEHDTNAKVACNKLREIVEKAWKDLNNESLNLTKVPRPIFERVLNFSRSMEEIYRYIDMYTNSDTTMKDKVSLLLIEPLPI; encoded by the exons ATGGAGAAGCAATCACTTGCTCTTGGTGATACAGAAGAAATAGTTCGTAAGTCATCACAATATCATCCAAGCGTTTGGGGTGATTATTTTATTCGAAACTCTTCCACTCTCACCAAG GAATCGGCTCAAAGGATGATAAAAAGAGTAGAAGAATTGAAGGTGCAAACAAAGAGCATGTTCAAGGAGACTGGTGATATAGTGCAACTTATGAATTTGATTGATTCAGTTGAGATTCTTGGACTAGATTACCATTTTGAGAATGAAATAGATGAAGCAATAAGATTGATCTATGAAGTTGATGATAAGAACTATGGGATTTATGAAAGTTCTCTAAGATTTCGATTGCTTAGGCAACATGGATGTCATGCATCTGCAG ATACTTTTAACAAGTTCAAAGATGAAAATGGAAACTTTATATCTACGTTGAATGGAGATGCCAAAGGGTTACTAAGCTTATATAATGCATCTTACCTTGGAACACATGGAGAGGCCATACTTGATGATGCCAAAGCTTTTACAAAGTCTCAACTCATATCTCTGTTGGGTGAACTTGAACCATCTTTAGCAGCGCAGGTTGCTCTTTTCCTTGAGATACCACTATATCGAAGAATTAAATTTCTTTTGGCGAGaaagtatatttttatttatcaagAAGATGCAATGCGAGATGATGCTATATTAGAACTTTCAAAGCTGAATTTCAACTTACTTCAATCTCATCATCAAGAGGAACTGAAGAAAATTTCaat atggtggaaTGATTTAGCCCTGGCTAAATCTCTAAGTTTTACTCGTGACCGAGTTGTGGAAAGTTATTATTGGATTCTTACGGTGTATTTTGAGCCTCAACATTCTCGTGCACGAGTGATTTGCTCCAAAGTGCTTTCTCTTCTATCAATTACGGATGATATCTATGATAACTATGGCACGTTGGAAGAGTGTAAACTATTAACTGAGGCAATCAAAAG GTGGAATCCTCAAGCTGTTGATTGTTTACCAgaatacttgaaaaattattaCCTCAAGCTGTTAAAGTCTTttgaagaatttgaagaagagTTGGAACTCAATGAGAAGTACCGTATGCTATATCTTCAAGATGAA ATAAAGTCTCTAGTGATATCTTATCTTCAAGAAATTAAGTGGGGCATTGAGAGACATGTGCCATCACTTGACGAACACTTGAATAGTTCGTTAATATCCTCTGGGTGTTCTACCGTCAATTGTGCCTCTTTCGTTGGTATGGGAGAAGTGGCAACAAAAGAAGTATTCGAGTGGCATTCTAGTTTTCCCAAGGCCATAGAAGCTTGCTGTGTAATTGGTAGACTCTTGAATGATATAAGATCACATGAG ctGGAGCAAGGGAGAGATCATGCTGCCTCTACAGTGGAAAGTTACATGAAAGAGCATGATACAAATGCAAAAGTTGCATGCAACAAACTGCGAGAGATAGTGGAGAAAGCATGGAAGGATCTAAACAACGAAAGTCTCAATCTAACAAAAGTACCTCGGCCTATTTTTGAAAGAGTACTCAACTTCTCAAGATCAATGGAAGAAATATATAGGTACATTGATATGTACACCAATTCTGACACTACGATGAAAGATAAGGTCTCTTTGCTGTTGATTGAACCTCTTCCCATATAA
- the LOC121990834 gene encoding LOW QUALITY PROTEIN: two-on-two hemoglobin-3-like (The sequence of the model RefSeq protein was modified relative to this genomic sequence to represent the inferred CDS: deleted 2 bases in 1 codon; substituted 1 base at 1 genomic stop codon) produces MSASERRLAIDETNLFETLGGIQPFIDLSTNFYNRVFADEEEWFXSIFSNSKKEDAIWNQYEFFVQRMGGPNLYSQRKGHPALIGRHAPFPVTHQAAERWLHHMQQALDSTMSIDPNSKVKMMNFFRHISTHTVSSFVDDMNTIIIFII; encoded by the exons atgag TGCCAGTGAGCGACGCCTCGCCATCGACGAGACCAACCTCTTCGAAACCCTAGGCGGAATCCAGCCCTTCATCGATCTCTCAACCAATTTCTACAACAG GGTTTTCGCTGATGAGGAAGAGTGG TTCTGATCTATCTTTTCGAATTCAAAGAAGGAGGACGCGATTTGGAACCAGTACGAGTTCTTCGTTCAGAGGATGGGAGGCCCTAATCTGTATTCCCAGAGGAAAG GTCATCCAGCTCTGATCGGACGACATGCACCATTCCCTGTTACACACCAAGCTGCTGAGAGGTGGTTGCACCACATGCAACAAGCACTCGATAGCACCATGAGCATCGATCCTAATTCAAAAGTCAAAATGATGAATTTTTTCAGGCACATATCAACCCACACTGTGTCTTCCTTTGTTGATGATATgaatactattattatttttattatttag